In the genome of Notamacropus eugenii isolate mMacEug1 chromosome 5, mMacEug1.pri_v2, whole genome shotgun sequence, one region contains:
- the PRRG2 gene encoding transmembrane gamma-carboxyglutamic acid protein 2 isoform X3, translating to MRGSPFLLLLYLGLTSRASQPDLRKDHGSAAGPDPTAVFLGAPRAQSFLGSGPGPRRFPRANHWDLELLTPGNLERECWEEQCSWEEAREVFEDRTLTDLFWETYPFNGKGGAGHARVDVAALAVGLGAGLLVLILAALGIFWCLHRRKQLRGSPGPSPQRALPVTEDVPLTPLPPAPGLPTYEQALVASGVHDAPPPPYQRYLHGGVESKWNPSRGRGPRDDNRGLEEKPWE from the exons ATGAGGGGCTCCCCATTCCTGCTACTGCTATACCTCGGACTGACTTCTCGAGCCTCTCAGCCTGACCTCAGGAAAGATCATG GTTCTGCTGCTGGCCCGGATCCCACAGCTGTGTTCTTAGGAGCCCCTAGAGCCCAGAGTTTCCTGGGGAGTGGGCCTGGGCCTCGGCGCTTCCCCCGGGCTAATCATTGGGATTTGGAGCTTCTGACCCCTGGGAACTTGGAACGGGAATGCTGGGAGGAGCAGTGTTCCTGGGAAGAGGCTCGGGAGGTCTTTGAAGACAGGACCTTGACG GATCTCTTCTGGGAGACCTACCCCTTCAATGGGAAGGGTGGCGCTG GGCATGCCCGAGTGGATGTAGCAGCACTGGCGGTGGGGCTGGGGGCTGGCCTACTAGTCTTGATCCTGGCAGCCTTGGGCATATTTTGGTGTCTACATAGGCGGAAACAGTTGCGTGGAAGCCCTGGGCCCTCTCCCCAAAG AGCCTTGCCTGTGACGGAGGACGTGCCCTTGACCCCTTTGCCGCCTGCCCCCGGCCTCCCCACTTACGAACAGGCATTGGTAGCCTCGGGGGTGCACGACGCCCCCCCGCCCCCCTACCAGAGGTACCTGCACGGAGGGGTGGAGTCTAAATGGAATCCCTCCCGGGGGCGGGGCCCGCGGGACGACAACCGGGGATTGGAGGAGAAGCCTTGGGAATGA